A genomic segment from Sulfitobacter mediterraneus encodes:
- a CDS encoding aromatic amino acid transaminase, with amino-acid sequence MFETLKTQPADKILALMQMYREDPRDTKVDLGVGVYKDATGLTPVMRAVKAAEQKIWETQDTKVYTGLIGDPAYSDAMIELVLNGAVARNTIAAAATPGGTGAVRQAFEMIRMANAKARVFVSNPTWPNHLSILSYLGIEAVPYRYFDGETRGVDFDGMLADLKTAKKGDVVLLHGCCHNPTGANLNAAEWDAVIEVLLETGATPMIDIAYQGFGDGLAEDAAATRKLVAAVPECLIAASCSKNFGIYRERTGLLMAIAADPAAHTLNQSTLAYLNRQNYSFPPDHGARIVTTILTDDALRSDWMAELEEVRLGMLDLRQQLAAELQRLSGSDRFGFLAQHRGMFSLLGTSPEKVELLRKEHGIYMVGDSRMNIAGLNADTVPVLAKAIIDAGV; translated from the coding sequence ATGTTCGAGACATTGAAAACCCAACCAGCGGACAAGATCCTTGCACTGATGCAGATGTACCGCGAAGACCCGCGCGATACGAAGGTCGATCTGGGTGTTGGCGTTTATAAAGATGCAACGGGGCTGACGCCGGTGATGCGGGCGGTGAAAGCGGCCGAGCAGAAGATCTGGGAAACCCAGGATACCAAGGTCTATACCGGGCTGATTGGTGATCCGGCCTATTCGGATGCGATGATTGAACTGGTGCTGAACGGCGCAGTAGCGCGGAACACCATTGCGGCGGCGGCAACGCCCGGTGGCACCGGTGCGGTGCGCCAGGCGTTTGAAATGATCCGTATGGCCAATGCAAAGGCGCGGGTGTTCGTATCCAACCCGACATGGCCAAACCACCTCTCGATCCTGTCGTATCTTGGTATCGAAGCGGTGCCCTACCGCTATTTCGACGGTGAAACGCGCGGCGTTGATTTTGATGGCATGCTGGCCGATCTGAAGACCGCCAAAAAGGGTGATGTGGTTTTGCTGCATGGCTGTTGTCACAACCCAACCGGCGCGAACCTGAACGCGGCAGAATGGGATGCGGTGATCGAGGTCTTGCTGGAAACCGGCGCAACCCCGATGATCGACATTGCCTATCAAGGCTTTGGGGACGGGCTGGCCGAAGATGCGGCGGCCACGCGCAAATTGGTTGCGGCAGTTCCGGAGTGCCTGATCGCGGCGAGTTGTTCCAAGAACTTCGGCATCTACCGCGAACGCACAGGCCTGTTGATGGCCATCGCAGCGGACCCTGCGGCGCATACGTTGAACCAAAGCACGCTGGCCTATCTGAACCGCCAGAACTACAGCTTTCCGCCCGATCATGGTGCACGGATCGTCACCACGATCCTCACCGATGATGCGCTGCGCAGCGATTGGATGGCGGAGCTTGAAGAGGTGCGCCTTGGCATGCTGGATCTGCGGCAGCAGTTGGCAGCGGAATTGCAGCGGCTTTCAGGGTCGGACCGGTTCGGGTTTTTGGCCCAGCACCGCGGCATGTTCTCGCTTCTGGGAACGTCACCCGAAAAGGTTGAACTGCTGCGCAAGGAACACGGGATCTATATGGTGGGCGACAGCCGCATGAACATCGCGGGTTTGAATGCTGACACAGTGCCCGTCTTGGCCAAGGCGATCATTGACGCGGGCGTTTGA
- a CDS encoding transglycosylase domain-containing protein — MSDSSKRKRPLVADKRYPSKGKVAAKKPAKKPTPKKPATKRKAAPKRAKRGGIIGLFSALFRWIFRLIWKITWRITAVAVLVLSLAVGYFYTTLPPLEALLDGRARGSVTMQDRYGDVFAWRGDQFGGVVTADSVSRHLKNAVIATEDKRFYRHFGISPRGIASAVRINLSEGRGPLQGHGGSTITQQVAKLLCLGEPFDPNAGLTEKEYESACRRTSLQRKAKEALFSMAMEVKYTKNDILSIYLNRAYMGGGAFGAEAAAQRFFGKPAAAVNAAEGAMLAGLLTAPTTLSPTNNLDRSQSRAATVIRLMREQGYLTEDEAAQAQANPAELSEAAEAKAGGYFADWVMSTGPEFFTRNTTEDVIIKTTLDQRMQKAAEEGLKWVFDNKVREGSKAQAAIVVMSADGAVRAMVGGRKTKVAGAFNRATQALRQTGSAFKPFVYAAALDLGYSPNDLIDDSPFCMTIPGSGEWCPKNYTKRFEGMVTMTQALKDSLNVPAVKISESVGRDLVSQVASQFGIQSDLAAGPALALGASESTLIEMAGAYAGILNGGSSVTPYGLVELRLQGDEEPLMGTGGGIGERVIQESAARQLVYMMEKVISEGSGQRGQFGGRQLAGKTGTTSAAKDAWFIGFSADYVAGVWMGYDDNTPLSGVTGGGLPTDIWREVMSRVHEGLPLKDLPMSAPAPLSDFSDESQGTNLTGNGGGAGTVIDQILNEIFGKSGSGSNAPNPEGGDR, encoded by the coding sequence ATGAGTGACAGTTCCAAGCGCAAACGCCCGTTGGTGGCTGACAAACGCTATCCGAGCAAGGGCAAGGTGGCGGCGAAAAAGCCGGCCAAGAAACCTACGCCGAAGAAACCCGCGACCAAACGCAAGGCCGCGCCTAAACGTGCCAAGCGGGGCGGGATCATCGGATTGTTCTCGGCTTTGTTCCGGTGGATCTTTCGGCTGATTTGGAAAATCACATGGCGGATCACCGCTGTCGCGGTTCTGGTGCTGTCATTGGCTGTCGGTTATTTCTACACCACGTTGCCGCCGCTTGAGGCGCTGTTGGATGGACGCGCGCGCGGCTCAGTGACGATGCAGGATCGTTACGGCGATGTTTTTGCATGGCGCGGGGACCAGTTTGGCGGTGTGGTGACTGCAGACAGCGTGTCACGCCACTTGAAGAATGCGGTGATCGCGACCGAGGACAAACGCTTTTACCGCCATTTCGGGATCAGCCCACGCGGCATCGCCTCTGCGGTGCGCATCAACCTCAGCGAGGGGCGCGGCCCGTTGCAGGGGCATGGCGGGTCTACCATCACACAGCAGGTGGCGAAACTATTGTGTCTTGGCGAACCGTTTGACCCGAATGCGGGCCTGACCGAAAAGGAATACGAATCCGCTTGTCGCCGGACGTCCCTGCAACGCAAGGCGAAAGAGGCGTTGTTCTCCATGGCGATGGAGGTGAAATACACCAAGAACGATATCCTCTCTATCTATCTGAACCGCGCCTATATGGGCGGGGGTGCCTTTGGGGCCGAAGCGGCGGCGCAGCGGTTCTTTGGCAAACCTGCCGCAGCGGTGAATGCGGCGGAGGGGGCCATGCTGGCCGGTCTTCTAACAGCGCCCACAACCCTTTCGCCCACCAACAATCTGGATCGGTCGCAAAGCCGCGCGGCTACTGTGATCCGGTTGATGCGGGAACAGGGCTATCTGACAGAGGACGAGGCAGCGCAAGCACAGGCCAATCCGGCAGAACTTTCCGAAGCGGCAGAGGCCAAGGCGGGTGGATATTTCGCCGATTGGGTGATGTCCACCGGGCCGGAGTTTTTCACCCGAAACACCACCGAGGATGTGATCATCAAGACCACTTTGGACCAGAGGATGCAGAAGGCTGCCGAAGAAGGTCTGAAGTGGGTGTTCGATAACAAGGTGCGTGAAGGATCCAAAGCGCAGGCGGCGATCGTTGTGATGTCTGCGGACGGCGCCGTGCGCGCCATGGTTGGCGGGCGCAAGACCAAGGTTGCGGGTGCCTTTAACCGCGCCACGCAGGCGCTGAGGCAAACCGGATCAGCGTTCAAGCCGTTTGTCTATGCCGCCGCTTTGGATCTTGGCTATTCGCCCAATGATCTGATTGACGATTCTCCGTTTTGCATGACGATCCCCGGATCGGGTGAATGGTGTCCCAAAAACTATACCAAGCGCTTTGAAGGTATGGTCACGATGACCCAGGCCTTGAAGGATTCGTTGAATGTGCCGGCCGTGAAAATCTCGGAGAGCGTTGGCCGTGATCTGGTCAGCCAGGTGGCAAGTCAGTTCGGCATTCAAAGCGATCTTGCCGCAGGGCCGGCCTTGGCTCTGGGCGCATCTGAAAGCACCTTGATCGAGATGGCCGGTGCCTATGCGGGCATTCTCAATGGCGGTTCTTCGGTGACACCCTATGGTCTGGTCGAACTGCGGTTGCAGGGCGATGAAGAGCCCCTGATGGGCACCGGTGGCGGGATCGGCGAACGTGTCATTCAGGAAAGCGCTGCGCGGCAGTTGGTTTACATGATGGAAAAGGTCATCTCCGAAGGCTCTGGCCAGCGTGGCCAATTCGGCGGACGGCAGCTGGCGGGTAAGACCGGCACAACATCGGCGGCGAAAGACGCGTGGTTTATCGGTTTTTCTGCCGATTATGTTGCGGGCGTCTGGATGGGGTATGATGACAACACCCCGCTGAGCGGTGTGACGGGTGGCGGTCTGCCCACAGACATCTGGCGCGAAGTGATGAGCCGTGTTCATGAGGGTCTGCCGCTCAAGGATTTGCCGATGTCAGCGCCAGCGCCGTTGAGCGATTTTTCTGACGAGAGCCAGGGCACCAATCTCACGGGGAACGGAGGCGGCGCAGGAACCGTCATTGATCAGATCCTGAACGAGATATTCGGGAAAAGCGGATCAGGATCAAATGCTCCGAACCCGGAGGGCGGAGATCGTTAG
- a CDS encoding ammonium transporter, translating to MTKIKYLPLAAAIAMVPTLGAAQDAEFATLEQTTFIFNTLLFLIGGFLVFWMAAGFAMLEAGLVRSKNVTTQLTKNMGLFGIAAIMYWLIGYNIMYPGDGNWIIEGVFGTISPKDIKTDIDAGGYSNASDFFFQLMFCATTASIVSGTMAERVKLWPFLIFVVVLTGIIYPIEASWQWGGGFLSAMGFSDFAGSTLVHAAGGFAALAGAIILGPRLGKYSKEGRVIPLPGSNLALATLGTFILWMGWFGFNGASQLAMGTLEDVDAVAQIFANTNMAAAAGAIAALILTQVMYGKVDLTMVLNGALAGLVSITAGPLDPTLFGALWIGAVGGVIVVFAVPFLDKLKIDDVVGAIPVHLIAGFWGTLVVPVYTEGTSFVTQIIGFAAVGIFVFVISLIAWMILKATVGIRASEEAEINGLDTSELGMEAYPEFSNG from the coding sequence ATGACCAAGATCAAATATCTACCATTGGCCGCCGCGATTGCCATGGTCCCGACATTGGGCGCCGCGCAAGACGCCGAATTTGCCACGCTCGAACAAACAACATTCATTTTTAACACACTGCTGTTTCTCATCGGCGGCTTTCTGGTGTTCTGGATGGCCGCAGGCTTTGCCATGCTCGAAGCCGGGCTAGTCCGGTCCAAAAACGTCACAACCCAGCTGACCAAGAACATGGGCCTGTTTGGCATTGCCGCCATCATGTATTGGCTCATTGGCTATAACATCATGTATCCCGGCGATGGCAATTGGATCATCGAAGGGGTGTTTGGCACCATCTCACCCAAAGACATCAAGACTGACATTGATGCAGGCGGCTATTCCAACGCCTCTGATTTCTTCTTTCAGTTGATGTTCTGCGCCACCACGGCTTCCATTGTGTCTGGCACCATGGCTGAACGGGTCAAACTGTGGCCCTTCCTGATCTTTGTAGTTGTGCTCACAGGTATCATCTATCCGATCGAAGCCAGCTGGCAGTGGGGTGGCGGCTTCCTGAGCGCCATGGGCTTTAGCGATTTTGCCGGCTCGACCCTCGTACATGCCGCCGGTGGCTTTGCCGCACTGGCCGGTGCCATCATCCTCGGACCACGTCTGGGCAAATACAGCAAAGAAGGCCGTGTGATCCCGCTGCCGGGCTCCAACCTGGCGCTGGCCACCTTGGGCACATTCATCCTCTGGATGGGCTGGTTCGGGTTTAACGGCGCATCACAGCTGGCCATGGGCACGCTCGAAGATGTCGATGCCGTCGCGCAGATCTTCGCCAACACCAACATGGCCGCTGCAGCGGGCGCTATTGCCGCGCTGATCCTGACGCAGGTGATGTATGGCAAGGTTGACCTGACAATGGTCCTCAACGGTGCGCTGGCCGGTCTGGTCTCCATCACCGCCGGGCCGCTTGATCCGACGCTCTTTGGGGCGCTTTGGATTGGTGCTGTTGGCGGTGTGATCGTGGTATTTGCCGTGCCCTTCCTCGACAAGCTGAAGATCGACGATGTTGTGGGCGCTATCCCGGTTCACCTGATCGCGGGTTTCTGGGGCACACTCGTCGTGCCGGTCTATACCGAAGGCACATCCTTTGTGACCCAGATCATCGGCTTTGCCGCAGTGGGCATCTTTGTCTTCGTGATCAGCCTGATCGCTTGGATGATCCTCAAGGCAACAGTAGGTATCCGTGCCAGCGAAGAGGCCGAGATCAACGGTTTGGACACATCCGAGCTGGGCATGGAAGCCTATCCGGAGTTCTCCAACGGCTAA
- the sseA gene encoding 3-mercaptopyruvate sulfurtransferase: MADDPKTLVSTAWLAKHLKDPDLRLLDASWYLPDEGRDAKAEYDAAHIPGARFFDIDEISDARSDLPHMAPPVEKFMSRMRAMGVGDGHQVVVYDGAGLFSAARVWWLFRLMGQENVAVLDGGLPKWVAEGHPTEDMPPIPRDRHMTVRFQNQLVRDVTQVAHASKLGDPQIVDARAAARFRGDAPEPREGLRAGHIPGSRNVPFSTLLNDDKTMKTPDETRAVFEAAGVDLEKPVITSCGSGVTASVLALALERMGHHSWSLYDGSWSEWGMFPTVPVATGEA; encoded by the coding sequence ATGGCTGATGATCCCAAAACACTGGTGTCGACCGCATGGTTGGCCAAACACCTGAAAGATCCCGATCTGCGGCTTTTGGATGCGTCATGGTATTTGCCCGATGAGGGCCGCGATGCCAAAGCCGAATATGACGCTGCGCATATCCCCGGCGCACGGTTCTTCGACATAGACGAGATTTCCGATGCTCGGTCGGACTTGCCACATATGGCACCGCCGGTGGAAAAGTTCATGTCACGGATGCGGGCGATGGGCGTTGGCGACGGGCATCAGGTAGTGGTCTATGATGGGGCTGGCCTTTTCTCTGCCGCGCGTGTCTGGTGGCTGTTCCGTCTCATGGGGCAGGAAAACGTTGCTGTGCTGGATGGCGGTCTTCCCAAATGGGTGGCCGAGGGACATCCGACCGAAGACATGCCGCCGATCCCGCGTGATCGCCATATGACGGTTCGGTTTCAGAACCAGTTGGTGCGCGATGTCACGCAGGTGGCGCATGCCTCCAAGCTGGGTGATCCGCAGATCGTGGATGCCCGCGCCGCTGCACGGTTCCGCGGCGATGCGCCTGAGCCGCGTGAAGGATTGCGCGCTGGCCATATTCCGGGTTCGCGCAACGTGCCTTTTAGCACCCTGCTCAATGACGACAAAACGATGAAAACTCCGGACGAGACCCGCGCCGTTTTTGAAGCGGCGGGTGTGGATCTGGAAAAACCCGTCATCACCTCATGCGGGTCAGGCGTCACGGCGTCGGTATTGGCGCTCGCGCTTGAGCGGATGGGGCATCATTCTTGGTCCCTTTATGATGGATCATGGTCGGAATGGGGGATGTTCCCCACCGTTCCTGTGGCAACCGGAGAAGCCTAA
- a CDS encoding P-II family nitrogen regulator yields the protein MKLIIATIKPFKLEQVREALTEAGIRGLMVTEVKGFGAQSGHTEIYRGAEYVVNFVPKVKLELVVADSMADQIVEVISTSARTGKIGDGKIFVLDVNQTVRVRTGETGEDAI from the coding sequence GTGAAACTCATCATTGCAACGATCAAACCATTCAAACTGGAACAGGTCCGCGAAGCGCTGACCGAAGCGGGCATTCGCGGTTTGATGGTCACAGAAGTCAAAGGCTTTGGCGCACAGTCAGGCCATACCGAAATCTATCGCGGCGCCGAATACGTCGTGAACTTTGTCCCAAAAGTAAAACTGGAACTGGTCGTCGCCGACAGCATGGCCGACCAGATCGTCGAGGTGATCTCGACCTCCGCCCGCACGGGCAAGATTGGCGACGGTAAAATCTTTGTTCTCGACGTCAATCAAACCGTGCGCGTGCGCACCGGTGAAACCGGCGAAGACGCCATCTGA